The genomic window AGTGAAAACACTATATGTTGCCACTGTGAGTAACATATACAACTCGCCTACATTTGTTTTTTGCATGGCCTGGCCCAACTACATTGGCTggtatttttattcttttttgtatagttttattttctttatagttTATATAATGAAAATTTTAAGTATTTTTTATTTTCAATTATGCTTTTCAGTTATTTTatatcttattttctttttttatttgcctGATTTCTGTTTTTTGAAATTATGAATCAAATTTTCTAAGATGTATAAGCATTTTAATTTTAGTTTTAATTATCCTATTTTTCTAGtttacttatttttttatttttatttgtgatTTTATTGGGTAATACTATAATTTATTTTTGTATGTTATTAGACATTTTTTGAAACCCTTGAACTTTTCTCAAACACATAGACATCTTTTAAAGATTCATAAACCTTTCATTTTCATATAGAAGATTCTCAAGAACTTCGCAAGTATTTTTTGGAATACATGAATTTTATTTCTTTGTacatgaatattttcaaaaatatgtaAACAGTTTTGATATAGACAAAACAATTTTTTGATACATGTGAAAAAATTCTATATATTTGAACATTTTCTTTTGATCTACGTGAACAATTTTTCTCGCAACAGATAAACACTTCTACTCATTCAATAATATTTGCCTTATTGTCAGACTGATTGTATAAAATCACTAAACTTTATACATTTTTTAGTTTTCTCAACACACAATCTTACCTTTTATTCTTCCAAAAAAATCTAGTGATGTGGGCCTCTTGGTTGAATGCATAACTTCGCGAGTGGAAGACATATTGTGGTGTTCGCATGCTGGCCAACGGGATCGAGGACTTGCTTACATATAGCATTTGGGCAGTACATAGGGGACCCCGGTTTTCAGAGCAATATTTATTCATAACAGTTAAAACTACCTTTGCTTTTGACATACATAACATAACATATGTGAATAATTTTGTCCTAGTGTAAATTTGTCCATTGAAACTAAATGGCTTGAAATCCCGGTGTATAGAGATCAGGAAGCACACAGCTAAGACGATCTCTTTCCGTATGTGCCTTGTGTGTACATTCCTTTGCTATGGAATTATATTTGAGACCCTGGTTCCCATTATCTATATTTAGCATTAACATGGAAAATTACATTTTTTTTGTTAAATCAAATGTGAACAATTGAATTTTACTTCAGGTTGATTGTGACATAGCATATGTGTTGTTGAAAGTTACTTCAAGTTGACTGTGACATAGCATATGTATTTTCTTATTATGCTTcttaaataataattttataatTTCTTGTCGCCTTTTGGTGCGAGCAATTGTGGATTCTAGCATCTATCTATCACTTTTTAATAAAGAGAATATATTATTATTAATAAGACACCAATTACACTCGATCTCTACACTAATACGATATCAAGAGCTATTCAAGATATCGAGAATGCACAATAGCTAAACTAGAAAAGGAGAAACttcctcaaaaaataaaaatagaaataaaatcatGACGTGGACGAAAGTGAAAAACAACACACAATGACAGAAAGAACACCAACCATCACCCTTGGAAACATATGAACTGCGATAGATATTCCAAGATTAATTATGTAGTTTAGTGGCCTGTTTTTTTTTGTGGGGGGTTATCTGCTGTTTCTTGACCAAATATGAGAGCTGTTTGTACTGCATGTTTTTTTTTCCAATGAGAATTGAAGTCGTAGGCCTGTGTTACAGAATCTAATTTTTTTAGGTACACTCTGAGAGAACTCATGCTTAGTCTCACCTACCGAATCTATCAACCGAATACCGTGTACACATCAACTAATCTGTTTGTTAAGATTAAAATTTATGACAGTAAGTTTGTTTAGAGTTGCTTTTACTCATCAGCTGAACTCTTAATAAAAACCATGTGTCGAGAAAGAGAGTTACAGAAGCACATTTTCATTTGGTACTGGAGATATAGAGATATAGATGCTCTGTTGAAATGAGCGGAAAGAAGAATAACTTTACCTAGTGCTGCCGAAAAATGCTCCCAGTTGTCCAATTATCGCATACCCTTTCCCAAAAGAGAGAAAACAACATGATAAGgcaaatcttggaattttttgcaCACCAAGGCAATGTATATAACACCTGTCGGAAGCGACAAAATGATGCTGAAAATGTTCCACAATTATTGTCACAAATTAAGATTCCAATAATAGAGGCAATCATGGAATCATCTTTGCTCCGATCAATCTCCACCGTCCGGCATCTCTTTGTAATGCCACTCGCGACGCTATAAATACACTCTTCCTCGACACATTGCTACAAGCCTACAACCAGCCAAGCAAGCATCAACTCCTGCGTCCAGCTTAGCACTTAGCAGTTAGAATCACCACCTGCTCTTAGAATGGCGGGCTACTACAACGGCGGCGGCAGGACCATGTCCTACTCCAACACCGACGAGTGCTTCGACGGCGGCAGGACCATGTACTCCAACACCACCGAGGAGTGCTACGACGCCGGCAagcacggccacggccacggccacggccacggccacggccatgGACACGGCGGGGCAAACATGTACGCCAACACCACTGACGTGGAGTGCTTCGACTCCGGCAGGCACGGCCACGGCGGTGGCGGCAGGACCATGTACTCCAACACCGTCGACGAGGAGTGCTTCGACTCCGGCAGGCACGGGCATGGGCATGggcacggccacggccacggctaCGGGCACAACGACGGCAGGGCTATGTCCTACTCCACCACCACCGAGGAGTGTTTCGGAGGAGGCGAGCAGGGGCAGGGGTACTACAAGAAGGAAGTGCAGCAGCACAAGAACAGGGAGCGCGTCGGCGAGGTCGGCGCCCTCGCCGCCGGTGCCTTCGCGCTGGTAATCAATTAATTAACCTCACTCAACAAGTCAATCACAGCACATAGTACACTTTTATCCATGTAATTTAGATGCATGATCTTTGAACTTGGTGTGTGTGCAGTACGAGGGGTACGAGGTGAAGAAGGACCCGGCGCACGCGAGGAAGCACCAGATCGAGGCCGGcgtggccggggcggcggccctcgGCGCCGGCGGCTACGCGTACCACGAGCACCGCGAGCAGAAGCAGGCCGCGTACGGCGGGCAGCAGGAGTACAGGATGCCCGTCCACAACAGCTACTGCAACTGAGTAATCATGCATGCAATGCATCCAACGTCCACCGATCGTCGTATAGACTCCAATAAGATCGATAGAGCATCATGCATGCAGGCATGCGTGTGTTGCTTACGCACTCTTATAATATCGGTGTCTCTGCAATAAGCTAGCTGCATGCGTTCGTGCTACTGGTCACGTGCTCTGTGGTGTAACTTGCGTCTGGTACAATATGGTCGCCTGTATTTATGCGTGTATGGATTGTGTGGTCTTGAAAAATAATAAGAAATCTTATACTAGTATATTATATCATCAAGATTAATTCAGCCATTAGATATAAAATTTAATGGCCAAGATCTATTAAACATCCCTGGCTTATATGAAGAGATGATGTACATAAAGTTTTTTCTTTTTTAAAACTCCCCATGtattaattaattaaacaaaagGTTATTACAATCAGTCATTACAACATATGCCACACAGGGCGGAACAGAGTTATATAACGAGCAACTTGTCGGACCTATTATTAAAACTAAACTTAGCAATCTCATGTGCCACCTCATTGGCACGCCGATTTATTTTCAAAAAACTCAAATTTTGAAACATCTTGACGATACTTGGAACCTCTTTCTTCAGATCAACTAGAGGGGATATGTCAAGCTTGTCATTCACAAGGATAGAATGTACGAAAGCACAGTCAATCTCCGAAATAATAGATCGGTGAAGGGTAATACTAATATAAAGACCTACTAGGCAGGTGTGGAGCTCGACTTCATTGTCACTAGTACACTGACCAACAAAATCCCACGAGGACATGATAATTTCGCCAGAGGAATTCCCAGCGACAACCTCCACACTGGCAGCATTAATacactaccggaacagggccctatgccgacggccatatctatgccgacggccatcgTCGGCCTTGTCTGGGCTATGCCGACAGCCATATCCAGGCCGTCGGCGTAATAAAGCCGTCGGGCTATCCAGAcgtatgccgacggcccccgtcggcccaGAATGGCCGTCGGCTTACCCAAAATTATGCCTACAGCGGGCCGTCGGCATATCTGGGCCGTCGGGATAGTTGCGGGCCCGGCGATCCCGCCGTGCCGTGCGGCTAACGGCGtccgatctatgccgacggccgaggcgggaggccgtcggcatagatgccctTACCACGTCATCGATCCGGGGCGCACCGACcaccacctatgccgacggctgccgtcggcttAGATGCCACATCATCGATCCGCAGCGGGTCGGCCATCTGCCCTAtgccgcagctatgccgacggcttcgccgtcggcatagtttttttttctttttttctttttttctttttttctttttttcatatctatattttttcataatttgtttttctttttttaccaCGTCATCGATCTTTTTATCATAGTTCCCTTATCCACTTCCCGGTCACCCCCTCCActtgttatttttttcttttttttcatagcTATATTTTATGTTTTCTTAAATATTATTATTTGACTAACTTACATATAGTACGTGTTGACaaccgggtggtgttgtggcatgtccgaagaggcggcacgcgtctccggtgcgtggcctccctcacggacggcgccgccgccggcacctggaggggggaaacggacgcgtcgggtctacatggagtggatttagctgtggttttggcccggatgttgctcccgggtgtccctatgggccgacctgacacaactgggtggagaagtccactggtcaaagcccgtccgtgggaagtcaaagggctagatctcgtggtcaaccgctcgagggttaggcgggacgggggccctgggggtagcaatgccaccggagcgtcgtaccgggccctgatacatgcggggtggtgttgtggcatgtccgaagaggtggcacgcgtctccggggtgtggccaccgtcacggacggcgccgccgccggcacttggaggggggaaacggacgcgtcgggtctacacagagtggatttagctatgggtttggcccggatgttgctccccggtgtccctctgggccgacccgacacaaccgggtggagaggtccactggtcaaagcccgtccgtgggaagtcaaagggctagatctcgtggtcaaccgctctagggttaggcgggacgggggccctggggggtagctatgccaccggagcgtcgtaccgggccctcatacatgcgggatggtgttgtgGCGTCGTACGCTCAGGAGCCACCAGGAGGtgacacgtggcagggctatgcctacggcaaagccgtcggcatagataggcatagccctgccgccaGGTTAAACCAGGGGGCGACACATGACAaagatatgcctacggcaaagccgtcggcatagattaatctatgccgacggctttgccgtaggcatatctttgccacgtgtcgcctcctgagccgccagcagttttgacggcgccgtccgttgccgtcagacggaaacctacgccgacggctaaactatgccgacggctgcgccagggccgtcggcatacctcctatgccgacggtctgacaggagtacgctgacgtgatctacactgacggggctatgccgacgacagccgtcggcatagatctatgccgacggcttggggGCCTATGCCGGCGGCCCTTGGCCGTAGGCAAagcccgcgagtccggtagtgataCTCTCCACAAAACTAGCATCGACATTGATCTTGATATAATCCACATGATGCGATTTTCACAGCTCATGCTCTTTCATCGATGCAAAATCCACAATAACACCTCCCACCTTTTCCTTACCTTTGTTGCGAGAATCCAACTGTATAGCGTCGTGATTTGCTGTATAAGAGGACCAATAATTTTCAACAAAATTTGGCGAGTTAGTAATGGATTCCTTTCCCTTTCCAAAAATTAAATCATTTCTCACATGCCAATCTCGCTAGagaaggaataaaatttgctctcacTGTTGTAGGCTCAACTGATCTGGCAAACTCAAAAGCCAGTCCAATCCCGAGCATTTGAACAACTCTTCATCAATAATATTCCAGGAATCTCTCAAGGCCAACTGGAGGGCACGAGCTTTAGAACACCTCATCAGGGCATGAAAAGTGCCTTCATCTTCCACACCACAAATAGGGGAAAATATCTTGTCCACCGGAGCTTGTGGTGCTACTGGTGCACCAAACTCACATTGTGCTTTTAAAATGTTAAAAAAATTCTGAATAAAAATTAGCACATTCACACAACATCAATGCAGGTTGTCACAAAAGTTCAAGTCAAAATTTGAAATATAACTCGAAAAAAAATCAGCACTGAATAGTACATAACTtaagttgggctttagatttggccaATTATCACATTGATATCAAATTCGTTATTTTTGTATCTCAAAAAGTATTTCAAAATTTTGTATGAAATATTGTGACATCATACATTGATGTTACGTTAACGTGCtacattttttcagatttttttaaaacaTTCTAGGGCATGCGGTGCACCGTAGCACCATAAGTGCGTGTGCACCAGATACATTCCCCCGCAAATAGAGCACATACCTAAATTGGTCTGATGATGTTTACCTCTATTCATATGGACTACCAAACTATTCGTAGCAGCACGCCACAGAAAATCCTAATCTTCTGAGGAATATTAGACTTTCAGATTAACTACCATATCCTCCTTTCCCTCTCTGGTTCACCACTAGATTGACCAATGTTATCTTGACTCTCCTTCATCTTAAGCGCAAAATTGTATGCACTTTTAATACAAAATATACCATTCTTCTCATAGTTCCACGAAACAAATTCTCCCTCCCCATGGGCATGAATACGAATCTTCAGAATCTCATCAACATCATGTGGATAGAAAATATGCTTCACCAAATTCTCATCCCAACATTTACTCGTGCTCATGAATAAATCAGATACCCACTTCAATCTTGTATTAtgcctttttggagaaatttttaggCCATAGTTTCACGAAATCCAATTATCCCTCCAAATAGTAATACTAGAACCATCACACACCCTCCAAATGACCCATTTCTTAAGGAGTTCCAGGCCATGCATAATACCATGCCAAGTTAGTGATGAAGAATGTAGGAACACAATATCCAGAATATGTCCCTAAGGATAATACTTTGCCTTCATCAACTTCGCACACAGTGAGCCCGGATATATCAATAAATGCCAAGCCTGTTTTGCAAGAAGAGATTGATTAAAAAGTCTAAGATCACGAAAGCCCATACCGCTTTTACCTTTAGGTCTTGTTAATTTGTCCCATGCCATCCAATGTGTTTTCCTTCTATCTTTCTCATCTCCCCACCAGAAGTTCCTTATAATCTGGGATAATTCCTCACAAAGAGAAGCCGGAAATATGAGAATTCCCATGGCATACAACAGTAGGGCCTGAATTACTGATTTTATTAAGTCTTCCTTCACCCCACAAGATGCATATTTTTCAATCCAGCCAGAAAGCCTTTTCAGAAACTTATCTTTAGTATACTGAAACTTACCAGCCTTCATTCTTCTGTCTGGGACAGGAAATCCAAGATATCTATCATCAAACCCTTCCACTATAATTCCTAAGATAACCATAGAAGCCGCTTGATTTTCCATACTGAACTTTTTCCCAAACATAATAGAACACTTATCAGGACTTGATAACTACCGAGTTCCCTTCTCGTACACCCTCAAAATAATCTTAATGGTTATTGCTTGGTCGATCAATCCCTTGATTAATAACAGACTGTCATCTACAAATAATAAATGAGGAATACCCGAAGCTTGCCCATTCAAACGGAATTCCTTTAGACCCCCCCCCCCTAGCACACACATCATTAAGGAGAATAGAGAGCGCCTTAGCAACAAACAGAAACAAGCACACACATAAAGGATCTCCCTGCTTGAGCCCCTGAGAAGGAGAAAAAGGCTCCAACAATTGACCATTAAATCGCACCGCAAATTTGACTGTATTAACACATGTCATGATCCAGTTAACCCACTATGGTGCAAAACCCAGAGCCCCCATCATACATTGCAAAAATTGCCAATCCATGCGATCATAGGCTTTGGCAAGGTCTAACTCATAAGCGCTAAATTCCCCTCTTAAATCTCTCAGAGTACTTAAGGAGTGCATACATTCAAAAGCTATGAGAGCATTGTGAGAGATTAACCTTCCTGGAATAAACGCACTTTGAGTAGGGGATATCATACCATCGAGTAGTGGTCGCAGCATGTTTACAAGACACTTCGAGATAATCTTGTAGATAACATTGCACAAACTAATCGCCCTAAATCATTAATTCACTGGGGATTCTTAATCTCCGGAATGATAACAGTAGTTGTATTATTAATGCCCTTTGGCATAATTCCATAAATAAAAACTATTGTACAGCCTTGGCAATATCATCTTTGATCATACCCCAATTTCTCAAAAATCTCACAGGAAAACCATCCGGGCCTGGAGCTTTTAAAGGCTCCATTTGAAAAAGAGCGTCACTTATTTCCTGTTCCATAAAAGGTTTGCACATATTCTCAATTATATTATCAGTCACAAGGGGCTTAGCAAGAGAAATAATGTGAGACAGATCAACCGAAGCATCAGAAGAATAAAGTTGTTTAAGAACGAATTTTGATACCTTTCAACTCCTCCAAATTTTTCGTGAGACAACCATCATTCTTCCTAAGAGAAGAAATATTTTTTTCTTTGCCCCCCAAGTAGCCTTCCACGGAAAATATTTGGTATTACATTCCCTCTCTTTCATTTTGTCCAGACGAGATCTCTAATTCCATAAACTTTCTTCCTTGATCAGGAGCTCGTCCATGTCCTCTAGAATTTTCTTCCTTTCCAACAAAGGAGAACGATCATTTCTATTACACAAAACGTTTGTTCTCTTGCAAGCCCAGTCAAGTTTGTTTGGCAGATACCCATATGCACTTGACTCCATCCATGAAGGGATAGCTTCTCTAAATTATTAGCAACATCTTCTAGGTCCTTAATAATTGACCCTCTTTTACAGCAAGCACTGACCTGTTCATCCAAAACTTCAGCTTCCCTCTCCCAAAAGGATTCATTTTTTTAACTGTTTAACAAACCTACCAGCCCTCATATCACCCAATAAATCAATAAAAGTGGGGCAATGATCAGACCTAGAACTCATAATATGGGAGACCTTGCATCGTGGGAAAAGAGAAGACCAAAGTGGGCAAACCACCCTATGGTCAAGGCGTACCCTGACATTCTTGTTGCCATCCTGCTAATTATTATACGTCTACGGAACACGTTAAATCCCAGACCAAATAAATTGCGATCCGACAAAACATCACGAAAATTAGCCATGAGTCTAGAAGACCGCTTATGATAAGAAAAGTGTTCGTTTTTTCATATAGCTTCATTAAAATCTCCGACCATAAACCAGGGTCCAAGACCAAGAGGATTAATTCGTCTTAA from Triticum aestivum cultivar Chinese Spring chromosome 3B, IWGSC CS RefSeq v2.1, whole genome shotgun sequence includes these protein-coding regions:
- the LOC123072700 gene encoding homeotic protein female sterile, with product MAGYYNGGGRTMSYSNTDECFDGGRTMYSNTTEECYDAGKHGHGHGHGHGHGHGHGGANMYANTTDVECFDSGRHGHGGGGRTMYSNTVDEECFDSGRHGHGHGHGHGHGYGHNDGRAMSYSTTTEECFGGGEQGQGYYKKEVQQHKNRERVGEVGALAAGAFALYEGYEVKKDPAHARKHQIEAGVAGAAALGAGGYAYHEHREQKQAAYGGQQEYRMPVHNSYCN